One Nicotiana tomentosiformis chromosome 1, ASM39032v3, whole genome shotgun sequence genomic window, AGAGGGAGTGTTTTTCTTGAATCTCACGATGCTAGCAACTCTTCTACGGATGGAAGCAAAATGTACAACTTGTTTAGAAAGACTATTGATAAAATTGGAAAGGAAAATGTTGTACAAATTGTTACAGATAATGCTAGTGAGAATGTTAGTGCGGGTAGGATGATGGAAGCTATGTATCCACATATTTATTGGACTCCATGTGCTGCCCATTGTATCAACTTGATGTTTGGTGACATATTCAAGGAAAACCCATATGCTTCAGGTAACTTTAATATAGTTATTTATACTTATGTCCTATCCTATTAAGGATTAACTATAAAATTGTTATTGTTACTTTTACAGTTTTCACTAAGGCCGTCAGGGTATATTCTTACATCAGTCAGAGGCCgttgttgttgaatttgatgagaaaattcacaaatgaaagaaatttggtgagaccgGCCAAGACTAGATTTGCAACGActttcttaactttgcatagtTTTTACTTGCAAAAGAAAAAATTGAGAAAGCTAGTTCTTTCAAATGAATGGAAAGATAATAGATATGCAAAGGAAGTTGCGGAAAAAGAAACTACCAAAGTTCTTATTTCTCCATCATTCTGGAATGACGTCGTTCGGGCTCTTAAAGTTAGTGGTCCTTTGATTAAGGTACTTCGTATGGTGGATGGGGAGAGAAAATCACCAATGGGCTATCTTTATGAGGCTATGCATAGTTAGAGCCAAAGAGACTATTGCAGCGTCATTTGAGGGAGATGTTAGAAAATATGAGAAAGTTTTTGAGATAATTGATATCAGGTGGGAGAATCAACTCCATCGACCTTTGCATGCAGCAGGCCATCTTCTGAACCCAGGATTATTTTACAAGAACACTAGAGATGAAACTTTGGCTTCAGAGGTGTGGATTGGATACCATGCATGTCTTGAGAAGTTGGTCCCTAATTCAGCGACGATAGATCAAATAGGGGAGGAGTTTGGTAGGTACTCACAAGCAGAGGACCTATTTGGTTTACAAGCGGCCATTAGAGCCAGAGACATAAGGTCGCCAGGTAACTAACTTTAATATAGATATCCCTAtaactttaaattaatttatttgatttatacttattaacttttaaaatatttttctatagttGAATGGTGGAAGCAATTTGGATATCAAACTCCAAACTTGCAAAAGTTTGCCATCAAAGTACTAAGCCTAACTTGTAGTGCATCTGGATGCGAGAGAAATTGGAGCGTATTTAAGCATGTAAGAAGTagatttattatattaatatattttatattatattattattagtatcgattaattaatctaaacaactTATGCGCAGATTCACTCCAAGAAAAGGAATAGGCTTGAGCTATCGCGTCTCAATGATCTAGTATATATTAAATACAATAGAACATTGAGGCGACGTTATGAAGCTCGCGATACCATTGATCCAATTTTGTTGGACAACATTGACGAGGCAAATGAATGGTTAACTGGAGCCCCCAAAAATCATGAAGATGAACAAGTGTATGAAGGAGATGATCTTGATTGGGGTACTGTTTCTATGGCGGTTGGAGTTGAGGAGAATATCTATGGTCTTAGAGGGAGTTCTTCAAGTTACAAGGGAAAGGGAGTAGCAAGTTCAAGCCGGTCCCTAATTGATGAAAACTccgaggatgaagaagatgatAGCCAATATAATGCTAACATTCATGaagttgtagaatttgaaaatcttGAAAGAAGAATAGACGTTGCTTGTTTTAGACTATTAGACTTTAGTTTATGAATCTACTATGAGTCTATGACTATCTATTGAGTCTTTAATTTTTGaatgatatatttattaatatattattgttattgagtttttagttatatgtatataatattttatgtttttgtataaattgtcgctTCACATCAAAAAGGCGAGCGCTTCGCTGCGCGTCtctcgcctcagtgaagcggGCCCTCGTCGCTATTTGTCGCCGCACGCTATCCAAAACACTGCTGTGAACCGTGAACATGAATAGATTTATAGAATAAAAggataatttaatattttttgtttAACTAAGATCCTTTCAAACGTTGATGTGATAAAACTCATTTTTAAAACATTCAAAATTATAGGCTGCAAATTTCTTTAAAAGCAAAAAATGCTGCTAGTATTTCCGAACAAAGTTAAAAACAAAACATCGTCAACTcatattttgttgttgttatgaAGAAACTTTTTACATAACATGGCCGCATAGAGCTACTCCATGGTAGTAACAGAAAGGCTATTACAACAATTATAAGGACAACCATATTGTAAGAATGAAACTAAGGTAAAAAACTATTGAGTTAATATTTCAATATACATGCGTTCTACATACATCTCAACCAAGATCATAGGACAATTGAAACAAACACTACTGTGTTAATCTTTGCGAGACAACTTAATAGAGATACATAGTCAAAAGATGGTTTAGGAACTAAGACGAGGGATTCGAATTTCCTTCAGAGACACGTGACAGTAACAATATTCATGACAGGAGGCTCTAATATTATTTTCAATTTTCAGTAGTCTAACACCAGTTACCGTTGAATACtcaatatttttccttttttccttttatcattttttgtcttcttttccgTTGGAGAGGATCACGATAACTTCTCAAGCCTTTGGTTCACTTagtgataagtgtggattttaactACTTATTAATACCTttttgctttagttttagtccgaaagtaatGATTTTTATTTCCAAATCTAATGAGATTGTGTGATTGCAGTCATGCTGGAGGATTGGAGCTCGAagaagaaatctaactcaaaaaggaaTATTCCAACTCAACAAGTCAAATACAGGTAATGCAAAACAGAAGTCCGGTCCGCATAgttaattatgcggccgcaaaatgaaTATGTGGTTCGCAGaagctgaagtgcggccgcagataaaCCCTTGAAGCCTCATAGGTGTTTAGTAGGAGTGTGGGCCGCGCAACAAATTGTGCGACTGCAAAAGCTGGTCGCACTGACAAGTTTGATAAGTTTAGAGAAGCTGCAGAAGACCAGTGAGAAGCCTCTTGAGAATGCGGTCCGCAACCAAactgtgcgaccgcagaagctgACGTGCATCAGAAATAATTGTGCACCCGCAAATTTTCTCTTATTGCAATAGTAGAAGaaagtgcggccacagaacctctTGAAAGACTTTTTTGTCAGCGAAATTTTGGACACTATAAATAGACATAAAACACTTTTAGGGCAACTTTTGTATTCCCAACAGTTGTAGcggttatattttattttttgggaaAGTTATCAAAATTGAAGAAGACCCACTACTTTTATCTTTTAATTGTAGTTTATATCTTCAATTACTTCTTTTATTTTAGTTTCTATGTCTCCAAGCATGAATAACtagattttatctagggttgtgacccaaccctagtgtgtaaaacttATGGGTTGCTAatattaatgcttgtttatgattgaatGTTTGTTATTTAGCattgtttatactttatatctagaattaatggttgcaaacattgattcatgcctatttgacttacttcttacttgagaaagaggaatctagtctaggaaaacttggctaacaagaaattgagctAGTTAGATTTTGACTAGTTTGGTTAAAGAATTTGAACTAGAGAAGGGAAAATCCCACTTGGATTCATATCAATTGCTTAGATTACTGCCCATTTGGTtttgagaaagccaatttgggcaTAACCACTATATAACCGAGAGgaattgagtgggtacttgagaatTGAGAGTCATAATATACCCCAATCTACCAAGCAAGTATTACCTTACCATACCCATTAGGTTTatacctaggtgaaggttacatccctaagcttttccttaattgattaaaaataccaaaaataattcaatttcTAGTTGCTATTACTTAGTCTAATTTCTTAGCTGTTAACTTAGATAACAATCACCTTTTGTATTTGAAAGTCTAATTAAGCTATTTCACGTTCTCTTCTTGAGTATATACCTTAATACCGATCTTAAACTCCCTGTGGAATGCGACTCCAACTCAAATTGGGTATTATAATTACAACGACCATTTCATAATTGTTATTTGACTGTgaccaatttttggcgccgttgcagGAGAGTTTTTACGGTGTTAGCTATACTTGAGTTTGTttcttgaaatatcttcttttACTTTTATGATTCTAATTTGTTGAAGTGATCATAGGTTCCAAATGGCGAACAAAAAACTTGGAAACTTGCCATTGGGAGAGGTGGATGGTGAAGACAAGAAACTTGATGAAATGCCTCAAGCTCTACAACAAAATCGCCAAGGCCGTGGTCAACAAGACAATGTGCCTCCATccccctcccccacct contains:
- the LOC138907257 gene encoding uncharacterized protein: MGRENHQWAIFMRLCIVRAKETIAASFEGDVRKYEKVFEIIDIRWENQLHRPLHAAGHLLNPGLFYKNTRDETLASEVWIGYHACLEKLVPNSATIDQIGEEFGRYSQAEDLFGLQAAIRARDIRSPVEWWKQFGYQTPNLQKFAIKVLSLTCSASGCERNWSVFKHIHSKKRNRLELSRLNDLVYIKYNRTLRRRYEARDTIDPILLDNIDEANEWLTGAPKNHEDEQVYEGDDLDWGTVSMAVGVEENIYGLRGSSSSYKGKGVASSSRSLIDENSEDEEDDSQYNANIHEVVEFENLERRIDVACFRLLDFSL